The Solanum pennellii chromosome 4, SPENNV200 genomic interval ACGATATTTTTCATGCCAAAACTCATCATATATCCAACATAAGCCCTAGTAAGGtaaaaaattttgagattcacgAAGGTGAAACAATAGAGGTTGGTGCAATTGTTGAATGGACATATAACGATGGTAACATATACACATTTCCCCTCTCTCTACATATGAATTAATCTATATAAGATCATATTACTTGCTCCAAAAGCTTATGTACATTtattgttgaatgccttgaatcggacccgttacaacagaaaggacgggggtctcgctgtattgggcccttatacaatgttgttgtattgggcccttaattatctgtcaattctgtattttgggcccaagcctgttagggcgtagcttagcactatatatagaattagacgctatggcaaaccctattctgtattctgtttttgcctctccataataaaactgctccctctcttccccgtggacgtagccaatttattggtgaagcacgtaaatctgttgtcttgtttttcgcgtttatattttctcgtattatctcgaattccgtaCAACATTTATCCCTTATATTTTCGATTTTATTGATTGTAGATGGAAAAGATAAGACGGCAAAGCAAGTGATTGAAGCAGTCGATCATGAAACTAAAACAATTACTTGGAAAATAATAGGTGGAGATCTGTTAGAGTTGTACGATTCCTTCACTATTATCACATCATGTGATCATCATTGGACTACATGGACATTTTTGTACGAGAAAAAAACTGAAGACACACCAGAACCTCTCGTTCTCTTGGCTTATGTCCTTCATGTGacaaaagaaattgagaatCACCTTCTTAAGCAATAAAAAAATCGATGCTATTCAATGGCTCATAgcaatatttatacatatatgcaaagtatatatatgtatatttacaCACGTAtatgtgtgtttgtgtgtgatACTGGCTAGCTAGTTCTATCTAGCTAGCTATAGTGTGTGAAATAAATAACATTGTGTTTAAAGaatatattacttttatgtTCCTTTTCCTTCAAGGGATGTATTTTCAATGTTCAAAGATATggaaaatatcattaaaattcACCTATATCAAAAACGATATAtttaagggcaactttcacatatagcaaataaaaaattcatatttgtatgctatagtaaagtttgcataattgcgttccataacaaacatagaaactgtataattcgctatacatatacagttgaagcaaattatataaaacgaagtgtataaaacaagaaagagaaagacacttgggcagagaactgtataaaaacgaagtgtataaaatgaattgtattattataagtgtatagaacgattacatacaatttgaatttgtataaaatgagaaagagagaaagacaaaagagacttgacaatgaatatacaattgaatcgaattgtataaaacgagaaagagagaaattagatacaatttgaaaattatataaaacgagaaagagagaaaggcaaaagaaactgggcaggggagtatttttattgtataattgtaagtgtataggacgaaaatatatgtacttgcatatgtatatacaattttctcacgctttatacaaacaaaaacgcAATTTATaaatttcgcttctgtttgtataggtgagaaaggcgagggtggcgagcgagatttgggagagcgGCGAGcaagatctggaagaggggagagaggggaacaaaagtATATGTattaatacaattttctctgctttatacaattagaaacaatttttatacacttgtgtttgtataaaaagtgaggaagcgagcgagagaatggaggagagtggcgagcgagatatttgggaaagaggcgcctgacaattttttgtaaacgtttgctatggagcacaattaaatcaaaccctagctactccatttattttaggttattagtttgctattatatacaattttccctatatttaataatatgcTCTATTATAAGATGGACACTAACATTTATTATATGTTCCTTCTATAGTATTAACTATTACGTAATAGTTGATATCGATTATCTTGTgtattacatttttattctgCACCGGTGAAATTAGAAATTTCGTTAAGGATGTTTGAGATTTAATATAtagatgtgaaaaatattttgtgatcAATATAATTGGtacaattttctatatacatgATATAATTTTTCGTTAAAAATTAACCTAACCACCTTAAGCTATATATAACTATGCCACCGTCACCACTGCCACCACCAattgttatttgttttaaaacaatagaaaaataCAAGGTTATGGAAAATAAATGAGTGTTGAAAatactcttttttatttataatttctgaAATAGCATATAAAGGAGAACAATATGGGACAAAggattaattatataattattattattgagattagattagttaattaaatattttctagttAATTAATTctcaattagttagttagttagccTAGTTAGTTATTTTGTTGTTAGTGACAGCTGGATTATtgttacaaattttattctgttttgtataaagcttGTACAGTCACATTGGAATCAATACAATTTTGATTTTCCCCAACTGCAttgctcttcttcttctccaactGCATCCTTATGGATTCTGTTTCTGCAttgctcttcttcttctccaactGCATCCTTATGGATTCTAGTTTGTTCATGTGAGCATTGAtgttaacatggtatcagagcacagcTTACTTTGATAGGTATTGTCTGtgattcttcttttcttcttcttctgtttcTATCGAAATTTAGAAATTGCTCTCTGATTCTCTTCTCCTTACTCTGTTTCTATCAAATTCTGGAAATTGTTCTTCGATTCAAGCAATTTGAGATTGTATCGATTTTTCATTCCTTTCTGATAGAAGTGTTGAAATACGTATATTCAATTGATCTAAGATGACAACTGAAACTGTTGAACAATCAAATGGTACTGGTAGAACAACTAATAGTACTGGGAGTGAAGAAATTAGTTCTTCTTTGTACATGCATCCATCGGATAATCCAGGTGCATCTTTAGTGCAAGTTCCTTTCGATGGAACAGGATACAAATCATGGAGGAGAAGTGTTTACAGATCTCTTTCAGTTAAGAACAAGTTAGGCTTTATCAATGGAGAATGTAAGAAACCAGATCCAGGAACATTGCAATATCGTCAATGGGAAAGGTGTGATAACATAGTGACATCATGGATTCTAAATTCACTAGCAAAAGAAATTTCTGATAGTGTGGAGTATGTGAGTGATTCGTTTGAGTTGTGGAAGGAATTGGAGGATCGATATGATCAGACGAATGGAGCAAAACTCTACCAAGTTCAACGGGAGATAAATGATCTATCTCAAGGAAGTTTAGATATCACAACATACTATACAAGGATGAAAAGATTGTGGGAGGAATTGAGTATTCTTCATGTGAAGATTCAATGTAGTTGCAACTGTGTTTGTGGAGCTAAGGAAAATTCTTATAAAGCAGAACAGGACAGGAGATTGATTCAGTTTCTTATGGGATTGAATGAGGTGTATACTGCGATTCGAGGAAGCATTCTCATGATGAATCCTTTGCCATCACTTGCACAAGCATTCTCATTGTTAGTGCAGGATGAAAAACAAAGGGAAATCAAGCCCAACAATCAANNNNNNNNNNNNNNNNNNNNNNNNNNNNNNNNNNNNNNNNNNNNNNNNNNNNNNNNNNNNNNNNNNNNNNNNNNNNNNNNNNNNNNNNNNNNNNNNNNNNNNNNNNNNNNNNNNNNNNNNNNNNNNNNNNNNNNNNNNNNNNNNNNNNNNNNNNNNNNNNNNNNNNNNNNNNNNNNNNNNNNNNNNNNNNNNNNNNNNNNNNNNNNNNNNNNNNNNNNNNNNNNNNNNNNNNNNNN includes:
- the LOC107016222 gene encoding kirola-like, yielding MGLKGKLISSVEVKCGGHSVHDIFHAKTHHISNISPSKVKNFEIHEGETIEVGAIVEWTYNDDGKDKTAKQVIEAVDHETKTITWKIIGGDLLELYDSFTIITSCDHHWTTWTFLYEKKTEDTPEPLVLLAYVLHVTKEIENHLLKQ